Part of the Benincasa hispida cultivar B227 chromosome 11, ASM972705v1, whole genome shotgun sequence genome, caaattttgatctagttgattatgcagattctggatatttatcttatCCATATAAAGCTAAATCTCAAACAGTTATTTGttcgcatgtggagaaactaccatatcatggcgatcggtgaaacagaccataacagccacttcctcaaatcatgctgaaattcttgtaattcacaaggctagtcgagaatgtgtatgactaagatcaatgactcaacacattcgtgaaacacGTGGTTTgttttctagtaaaaatcttccaacaatattatacgaagacaacacaacatgcatatcacAAATCAAACgaagatatattaaaggagatagaacaaaatatatttcatcgAAGTTtctctacactcatgatcttgaagaaaatgacgacatcatTCTACAACAAATTTGTCTAAAAGATAACCTGgtaaacttatttacaaaagcaTTACCTACCGCAACCTTTGATAAATTGGTGCACAATGTTGGAATGCAGCGACTCAGAGATTTTAAGTGATGTTATCACGAGGGGAgcaaatatattcttttaaaagtttaaattatatgaaatatgtactctttttcctttacTATGATTTTTCTTTCCATGGTTtcttcctagtaaggttttgatgaggcatatttcatatatgtaACGTGCATCTAAGGGGGgagttattataaatataatagtaataataaatgCCTATTAGTGTCATGCTTAGTGTCATTTTTTCATTACCACGTGTGTTGGCCATGTGTGATTCAACCACCTATGCATAGTGTTCAAGTGTGCCACTTCCcaaaattttctataaataagtggtcatttgtggattttgtaaacacaaatacatttgttgaaattccatgaattttggagaaaatggagatttttttttgaggaattttctattttctatgaTTTTCCTTATTCATTCCAAATTTAGttgtttagttattttattttatttatttatatattattttaatattatattttttcaatatcCATATCCCATTGTGCCTCGTTTTtatcctcaaattcacaacaaatatatatttttccttcGGGGTGAATATGAGAATCtgcaaaatatatatacacacatattcAGTTTTCAATCTATATATAATTatgttgtttaaaaaaaatattatcaattaaaaaatcCTAAGGGCAAGACTCTGTGgagtggggaaaaaaaaatcctctatGGTATGAACTTGGCGACGCCTTTATATAATTAGGGTCAACGAGTCAAACCGAAGATCAAACGGCAACCGTTGGATCGATTTGCTGACAACAAATTTGCACACCCGTGTTGGTTACACCGCCAGATAATTTCTGAGAATTTGCCTCTCGCAATCCCCATCCCGCACCAATTTTTCTCGAAGGACCCTTTTCCCAGGCCAGTTTTGCAACTGGCTAACACTCCTCTGCGCCCTTCAATCTATTGAAAACTGGGATAAACCGATAGAATTTGCCCAAGTTCTTCGAAACCCAGTTCCATTTCATCCATGGCTGACCATCCTGATGATTTACACGAACTTCTTGATAGTATGTTCAAACTTCATCAAATACGTAGTGGGTTTTCGTTTCTCTTACgtttttcttcttgtttgttATGAATTCGGTTTTAATTGTCTCAGGTGCTTTGGACGATTTTCAGAAATTCGACCTTAATCCTTCCCTTTCGAGGTTTGTCAATCAATCTCTGTTAGAAGCTTCTTCGTTTGTTGGTAGTGTATTTATTTAGTCGGTTTCTTGATGTTTTTAGTTCTGTATTCTTGTAGAAGTGGAGATGGGGCGGAGAGTAGAGCGGTTCTCCCTTCTGGGGTTCAAGGTTTAGGGATGGGTTTGCCTGACTTGAGGAGCAAGAAAAAGGGGAAGCAAAAAGTTTCGAAGGAATCGCATGTTTCTGAGGCTCTTGATAAGCTCAGAGAGCAGACCAGAGAGGCGGTTAAGGGGCTGGAATCAGTAGCAGGTCCTAAACCTGGCGTTGATGATTTTGGCAAAGATGCTTTGATGGAAGATTGGGTGAAGCAGTTCGAGGAGATGGCTGGCTCTCAGGTACATTGCTTGAAGCCTTTGGAACTTTTGAATGTTCAATTTGGCATTTAATGGaaatacttttcttagtgtgaagtcTGTTGAACAATGTTTTGTAATCTCAAGTGTTTAGATGTTGATCGAGGGTGAGTTTGGTATGATGATGGAAGAGTGGGAAGTGCTTTATTGCTTTTTTATGAAGATTTTTATGGCATGTTGTCCATAGTTAAATACGTTTCTTCTGAAAATGATCATAGAAGAAGTGCAGGGTATAAAGATGCCTGAGAATTTCCATAATTCCGGTCAGGATTTTCTCTCTTGATCCGTTAACTTAAGTCACATTCACATCTCTTGTTCTATTGTTTGGAGTAAGTACCCCTGCCCTCTTTGTGAGTTTGGGGCTTAAACCTTCTTTCATTGTCAAGTAACTTGTGAGTTCAACAATTGTAAAAAATCAAAGCTGGAACCATCGGCTTTTGATATAGTAGTCTTTTGTTTTAGGAAGTTTAATGGAAATACTGGCGACGATTCAAACCTACACTACAACCTTTTAGAGGAAGCAAAGATACCTAGTTAAGCTAATGAACTTTGCTAATGCTGACAATAATGAAGATGGCTTATTCTTAGCATTTCCTTTTCAGTTGCAAGCGTAACTGAatattttcttcctcatttttcaGAAGTTAGATATCTTCCCTGTGTTTGTCTATAGAATGACAATATGTTTCTTGGTTACCCTTTCTCATATGTTTTATCTTGCTTTAGGTCCCTCACTTATTGAGGTTTTGCCTAGAGACACTTCAGATTCCTATTCATGTAATGGAGTTTTGAACTTGTGTTAAAGGAATTCAAATGACTGCGTAATAAGTTTTCTTTAATCAATTACTTCTAAATGCTTTATTAATACACTGCTGAGAGAGATCGCTTTTAACTCGATTGATGAGTTTATTAAATAGATGGTAGGTGCTCTAAAATGGTCGAGAATGGTCTAGGCACAGATATCTCATAAGTTTAACTTTTTATGTAAGATACTAAGTAGTATTATCAGACTTCCCAACCACCTCTctcatgatatatatatatatgtatatattcatCATCCATGGACTTTTAGTTTTCTTATTGATGGTTTGAACAAAAGACTTCTTGATTTAATAGAATCTTAATCAAAAGTTAATCTCATTGGATCCATGACTGTAATAGTAAATTACATGGCAAATTTTACTCGGTCGTGTGAACCCTTTGGATCGGTTTTCGAGAAAGATGTTGAGGTTAGTGGGTCTATATGTTGTATTCTTTTCTTAAAGGCAGAGGAAGACTTTGATCACCTGCTTTGGAGTTGTGACTTTGCGAATTGGGTTTGTGCTTCCTCATTAGAGAGTTGTTAGTGTTTCGATCAAGGAGTTTCTTTTCCATTCACCTTTTAGTGAGAAGGGCCGTTTTTTATGGTTTGCTAGAGCGTATCCTTTGTTATGGGATCTTTGAATGTGATAAATAATAGAGTTTTTAGAGGTGTGGAGAGGGATCCTAGTTGCTTCCCCTCGGAGTTTCCTTTGCTTATTATCTCTCATTGTAATTTGAGCAATAAcctcttttcatttcatcagtaaaaattattgtttccttttctaaaagaaaaagaagtttaaaCACCAAGGGGAAACAAGTAGAAACTCCTCTTCTGAAAGAAAAAATGTAAAGGAAAAGGGTTTTCTTAGATCATTGTTGTTTCGGGTAATCTTTCATGGTTCTGCATTGAAGtctgagaaaaagaaaaagaaaaagaaatagaattgAAGTAATGCTGAGATGTAGTTTGATAGCATGTTTCCATAGGATCCCAGGAAATGTTATAATGCCTGAGTTGGCTGTGGCTATTaaaatttctctttttattattaacAAATAGCATAAGTCTCTTTGTGGACATCCGGTAAAATTTGAACGATAAAGTAAAGATAACATATTACACTGGAAAATATTTGTGGGGAACAGTCACACCTTCTAATTTTCACTGTAGCTTTTTTTAATACTCATGGTGTTGGGTCTCACTCCCGCTTTATTGTCACGACTCCCTCTAATCTCTAGGCTTCACCCACTTCAAGTTTACCTTTAGAGACAAAAGATTTTaagttattaaattttcaaGCGGGGGTAGACATCCTGAGTGCTTGCCATTGGGGAGTTTTGATCACTATTTTCTCTTCCAAATATGAACAATAAGTTAGTTTTGACCATTTTCCATGTTGGTTGAAATGTTACTAgtttttctatgttaattttaCCATGAGTTTTAACATGCACCACTTCTCCAATCATAGGACATGGAATCCATTGTTGAGACCATGATGCAACAACTTTTATCCAAAGAGATTCTGCATGAACCAATGAAGGAAATAGGAGAAAGATATCCTAAGTGGTTGGAGGATCATAAAGCAAGTTTGAGCAAAGAAGAATACGAACGCTATTCTCAGCAATACAAACTGATAAAAGATCTCAACATTGTGTACGAACGCGAACCCGAtaacttcaataaagttgtggAGCTCATGCAGAAAATGCAAGAATGTGGTCAGCCACCAAATGATATTGTGCAGGAGCTGGCACCTGATTTCGATTTAACTAATCTTGCACAACTGTGAGTATATTTGACCTGTGATTGTCAACTAGTTACTGTGCTTATCTTATTAGTTTTGTATAGTTCGTCATAAACAAGTATTAACCGAAATTCTCTATTCTTTGTAATTTCACCATCTTCCTAGTTCCTACAAGTATTAgcataattatatttaagtacATTAAAGTGAAGTTCTGAGACTTGTTGCgtgtaaaatgaaaaaaaaactgGATCAAATTTTGATGTTATGTTGACAATAATCGATATGCTCTCTTTCTCTATGCAGATCTCCAGAAATGTTAGAGTCGCAGACGAATTGTTGTATAATGTGAGGTAATGCTTTTGAATGCTCTGTTTTGTGCTGCTTCCTTCCATTTATTCTTCATATTTGCTCAGAAAATATTGTTATATCCAAGAAATTACTTTGTCCAATAATTATGTGTTCAATTTCAATGTTCAGCAGTAGTTTTTTAGTTTATACTCCTTTTGCAATCATAGGGTGGTGGATATCGGACTCGGGATTGAATctcaatttctctctctctctctctctcacacacacacatacacggGATTTTTGTAGCATTAGAAGTGATTTCTTCTACCTTGTTTGTTGTGCCTTTGCTCTGGTATGAATAGTGCACTACTAGCTCGATCTCTCGTGCACTTTCGCATTACACAGATACAAGCTTTTTGTAGTATTAGGAGTGATTTCTTCTACCTTGTCCATTGTGCCTAGTTTGAATCCTGCACTCCTCTCTCAATCTCTGACACTCACGTGCGCACACGATCACCAGATTTCTTGTGTCAAATAATGATCTCCTCTACCTTGTTCGTAGTGCCTTTAATTTGGTTTGAATCATGCACTTTTCTCTCGATCGCATGCACACTCACACGCGCACACAGTATTTTTGTAGTATCAGACATGGTTTCTTCCTAGTTTGTTTACCTGTGCTTTGGCTTGGATTATGGATTGGGAAAGGTACAGCACCTTGGAGCCTTTGAATGGAACTGAATTACTGCTTGGTTTTCATAGTCCAAACTCAATAAACTGTTTTCTtaatttagagagagagagaccaGGATGAAGGTTTTATttctatatcatttttttttcctcaacaACAATTGTTCAGGGGATTGAACCTCCGATCTCttgttaaatattttttgttttttgattttcctgttgttttttgttttacttcTCAGTAGATGTATTTGTGTATGTACTAGCGTTTATAGTAGTTCGTGTTAAATGATTCACGGCAAGGATGAAGTTAATTTTATAGCCTAAACTTTATGAAAGAAAGGCTAAATTTTTTGTCCTAATATAATTGAATCCATTAACAATATACATATTGGCTCCTTTTATTCCTCAGTAGTAAGTCTGTATGAGATTCTGATCATATGTTGAATTTTTATTCAAATGTCCAATTAAgaagatataaatatattaaagaggagttttcaaaaatataaaaataagaaaaactatttatataaaataataaaattttaatctttattatcagtgtttattaataatagaaattaatgaaaatctatcattgatattatgCGATAGATGTTGATGGAAGTCTATTAGtgtatatcaatatttttttttgttatttctataaatggtttgacattttttcttatATGAGAAAGCTTtcctaaattaaaaataacgtGATTCCTTGCATGGGacaactctttttttttaactgaaaaCTTATCTAATATCCAcctcaaaattttttattttgttacctacttaagaaaaaaagcttttctttgtttttgttttggaatttagttaagaattcaatcattatatttaaaaaaaaattgcaaatcaatctaagaaataaaaaaaaaaaaaaaggcaaaaaagaaaaaggaaaactcATGGTGATTTTTGTGTACATCGACGACATGAATTTATCATAGTTAGGTGgcatttgatttattatttcccaatctaaaattagacaacctatttaaaaagctcactactcgagtccaaaactaagaaaaaaaaaaaaaaaaaaaaggcaaaaacaaaatgaagtttacattattattattattattatttttgtcagTAACAGAATTTTAAAGAATGTGTGTGAATATGCGCCCAAAGGTCTGGAATTAAATCCAatatcattttaaataattatattacatcttgaacaagaacaagaaaaaaTAAGTATAGAAAACAAATTTAGGGAGAAGAGATGGTTTTTATTTTccctaatttaaaataatacaaaaaaaaatcactgTAGGAACCTCTAAACTCTATTTTCAAAACCTTGGGAATTAAAAaggtaaaatttgaaaacttacAGGCTAAATgcaaatattttcataaaacattgagaattaatattaaaaaaatttaaggatcAAGCATTTTTTGAGACCTACAAGTGTGTGTTTGTAAGATTTAGGGTGTCAAGCTAGTTAAGCCATTGTTTATATTGATTCTCATGTTTCTTTAATAATGAAGAATTTTGGTTCTACAAAAGACTAACCCACCCTAGTTATTATGTACAAATTATTTCCAGAAAATTGAATTAAGAAAATACATACATTTGGCCCAATATTGAACTGTTATATcaagttttagttttttatttaatttaaagtgTATATTTGAAatgcattttcaagtgtttaatttaaaaataaatcattttaaaaaaatagagtatttgacaatcactcaaattagtttttaaagagtattttcaacaacttttgtcataaatatataaacaaaaatgaatttttaactCAAGTCAATTTAAACGGGTCctcaaataaatatttgacctctttattgaaaatataaagatatGCTTTGGTGAGTAGAATTATGTTTTGACGGACAAAACAATTAtaaagttatatttatatttgaactttccatTGCATCTGATAATTTTGAACTATTAAAAAAGTCTAATTAGTATAGAAACTTTTAATCTGTATTCAACAGATTCACAAGAATTCAACCTATTtggtagtttttttaaaaaaattagttaaaaaacattttgatcCCTAGAACTTTAATTCGTAACGATTTAGTTGTTGTACTTTcaatattgtaataatttaatccttAAAACTTTTGCATGTAACAATTTGATcattatatttcaaatttgtaGCAATTTATTCACTAGCACAAAAAAAGttcatcaaaattagatgtcaatctttattattttatgatgcatatttatattttataaaaatactaAATCTTTAATTAGTTAAATCGATTTATTTAGGtaagaaatctcattaaatatTGACACTAATCTCTACAATAAAGACTAAATCATTATACaattttaaagtataaggactaagTTGTTTTATAATAAAGTCTAGGGAAATTACTACAAAAATGAAAGTATGGGGACTAAATTATTGTTAACCAAAGTTCATAGACTAAATTTTGTTagttttatgaaagtttatggactaaatgtgatttttaatattttaaattcataaataaatcagataaaaaaaattgaaactttatggtttcatttgttataaaaataaaatttacatgtaataataatagaaaaaaagatTTTGATTAGCTCCTCCTAACCATGCCACCAAGGGAGCATCCAAGACTTTTTCATGATAACATgcttatatatataactattaaAGCAagaattgaaatttcaaaaagtttttttgtgTGGACATTTTTAGAGTTTGAGAACTTATTGAACGCAAATTGTTCAAACACTTGCAAGTCAATAAACATAGAAATCTCGtaatttaaccaaaataatCAATGGATCTAAAGATCAAATCAAACATGGTCCAcagaaaagaaattcaaaatcatcttaagaaattagatttaatttataatttataaacaaaattcCATAACAATCACAAGAAAGTGAAATGAAAACTATATATACTCTCTTTCCATGTATAAAAATGAGTATAAACATCAATTTTCTTCCACTAAATCGAGCTGCcttcaatttcaattctatCCCcccaaaataatataattaaaaaagaaacccCAATTATGAACGGTTAACACCATTTATTAAACCTAGAAGACGGCAAAGTCTCACCGGATTTCACAACGAAGAACGCATCTCTATCAATCGACGACTGAATCGCCGCCGCCGTCCTCACTACAGCCGTCCAGACCACCGGGGCGGCGCAGAAGGCGTAAAGGAAAATGCAGAGTCCTCGGATGACACCGTCGGAGTAGAAGGGAAAGGCCATGACGAGGAGGACGCCGAAGATTCCGAGGGAAGGAACGAGAAGGGGGAGAAGGGGGAGGAGGAAGACGGTGGCGGCGAGGAAAGAGAGGGTGGAGGAGCCGAGTAAATAGAGGCCCCAGCCGAGGAGAGGGTGGATGGTGGTCGGAATGATGAAGAATGGAAGGGCGTAGGCGGCGAGGATGGACCAGAAGGCGGCGAGTTTGAAGGCGGAGTGGTGGAAGGAGGCGGCGGGTTTTTCCGATCGGCGGTGGGAAAGCTTGGTGAGATTAGGGCGGGCGAGACGGATCATGGCGAGAATGCCTAAGTAGAGCAGGATTTGGATCAGGACTAATGGCATCTCCGCGCCGTACCTGTTCAGGATTCAATCGTGACTTagcttttcaattttatttgcaTAGTgactttttctaaatcatttaaaacctgagaaattattttaaataataaaatcgttagaaaacatttacaaatatatccatgtaatgatattttattatatttataaatattttggttattttttaatatttgaaaacatccaaatatttatttgattttatattttaaatgaaaatttcatgATATCAAAATTTAGAACaattaaaaacatttaaaaataataaaaatgattttatcatTTTAGAATAACTCTCCAACAtgtctaaaataaaaaatgacatTAATGTATCAAGGCAATGACATCTTAGTCTTAGctaataattaaattggagtggttatatcattttagtttctatacttTGAAAGTTAGTTTAAATTTTAGTATTCTATTTTTAATTGTATAGTTTTTGTCcctataattataataaattttaattaatctctcaaaattaatttttatcaatatttaaataataataataatttttatgcaATAAGATAccatatgtgaatatattttcaaaatttatagaaaaaatgtaaatggataacaatttttttttaagatttaagaattaatgatattttaaagatttatttaaaataaatagattAAAGTTGGACAATCATtagtatatgaactaaaattgaatatacctcaaattatatggactaaaaatgatattttaaattaagctataaataaattatagatcTTTGTAAGCATAATAAATGATAGTATGTTTATTGGTGATTAAGTTTTTTGTAATATTAgtctatatatttgaatattttgatttgtgtaaagaagaagaattttaattttttctttcaaaaagagaaaaaaatataattttaaagaaCTTAACGATACATCTACTAAACTGGTATTCTAACCTAATAAAAATaagattgagaaaaaaaataaagaaatccaaataattattcctttttaaaagaaaaattattttaaatcaaaactattgaaaatttttctaaaagaataacaaaatatcatcgTCTATCTACGATAAATCGCGATAGattattacattttaaaatatagtaatCTATTGCGGtctatcacaataaagtgtaatattttaaaaactagggATGAGAtcaaaactaaattcaaaatctaaataccaaaatgatattttttttttttcctattttaaaagatggagaataaaattgaaagttttaagTTTGGTACATGAAAAATAGTTATAATAAAATGGAGGAGGGAGGAAATTGAATACCCAAGAGTGCGGCGGCGTTGTTCATGCCATTGGAGGCCAAGAGGTAGAACAGGCCATGACCACCAATACCATGGCTTCAACCATGGTGCCCCCGGAAATGTTATTACGCTGTTCGGACCACAAGGGATGCTCCATCGCAGTCTTAAATCTGTATGACATTAATCCTTAATCAAATATGGCCATAATTATATAatctacctttttttttatttatttatttatttctaaacttttatttaacaatttagtccctaaattttggtTTGTGCAATGATTTAGTCaatgtattttcaattttataataatttaatcttttatacttttaaaatttgtaatgatttagtttcAATGGCAAAAATAATCtccatcataaaataataaaaactgacatctaattttaatgatttttttttttttttttatgttatgaCCAAATTATTACAACTTTGGAAGtataaatactaaattattacataataaagtacaaggactaagttgatacaaaattgaaagttcaagaactaaattatcactttcataaaagtttagggaccaaaatgtTGTTTAACCGTTATACATTTCGAAAAAGAACTTTTTAGTCTTCCAAATTTTGATAAATGTGTGTTTGATCCttaagttttcaaaacataattgtctaatctccattttttaaaaatatatatgcatTTGATcgttaaattttcaaaatgtacattttttatgtctaaatttttaaaataggtttaagatatcatataattatataaaatagtaataaaaaaatattttagggactttttaaacttattcttaaaaacttgataataaaaaatgtatattttaaaaagtgaGTGACCAAATGCACCTATAATCTAAAGAAAACTCAATgactaaaaatatgttttgaaaGCTAAAAAAACACACTACAtgctatttttcaaaattcgaGACTACAAAATGTACTTTTCCTCTAGTCTTCAAAAAGaaacatgttcaaaatatatatgtttctAATAATGGTTTAATTTAACATAATCCAAAAGATGTAAAACTACTAAT contains:
- the LOC120092204 gene encoding peroxisome biogenesis protein 19-1-like yields the protein MADHPDDLHELLDSALDDFQKFDLNPSLSRSGDGAESRAVLPSGVQGLGMGLPDLRSKKKGKQKVSKESHVSEALDKLREQTREAVKGLESVAGPKPGVDDFGKDALMEDWVKQFEEMAGSQDMESIVETMMQQLLSKEILHEPMKEIGERYPKWLEDHKASLSKEEYERYSQQYKLIKDLNIVYEREPDNFNKVVELMQKMQECGQPPNDIVQELAPDFDLTNLAQLSPEMLESQTNCCIM